From the genome of Triticum aestivum cultivar Chinese Spring chromosome 3B, IWGSC CS RefSeq v2.1, whole genome shotgun sequence, one region includes:
- the LOC123072368 gene encoding uncharacterized protein, giving the protein MGSIMKLYYEWEIQVLVLLSFMLQMFLFFAGSLRRRSVNSFLRFFTWIAYLGADLVAVYTLGYLSRHEDVTAGLSFFWAPFLLIHLGGQDTITALAMEDNKLWLRHLLTLFMQVVLALYVFWKSIHKHGVELLVSDIFVFAAGIIKYGERVWSLKCGSFETLEGSTGEQYKQQVPSEVAEDPYSQIVCAVLHRMPRVFRIFTARSGDSGNIIQEAPSNWVKRMRLELGMMYDDLYTKSCVLRTRSGIILRCISQVSVLVAFVLFLTSDKRRYNRADIAITWSLFVGCFSLEVCAMFTLIMSPWSWAWLKMRRCSMLAKLSWFLLCSGIGWPERKPYLNSIGQYNFHRWLDAGSDQPRSYSRRAMTTVIKSLVNLVGVKEDKMLFWMSRLLDTEHVEADKETMECVVKGITDFDAEINRDPRQWPKLGGIVQELQDIREDFGGKVALVHFITEAHLRKYPLHPPSDMETDTGTSCSVLVEVCRKLSNYMAYLLVTHPLLLPLNESALYTLEKMAHLFPHLIDEQQDSEGFFNIEPSMETLQELVDIWTKLLIYAATKSRPELHAAHLARGGELITFAWLFLSHNFLGDSEVIKVQLTNANQRGTIAYVFGNPAPR; this is encoded by the coding sequence ATGGGGAGTATCATGAAACTATATTACGAGTGGGAAATCCAGGTGCTTGTGCTCCTTAGCTTCATGCTACAGATGTTCCTCTTCTTCGCCGGCAGCCTTCGGCGGCGTAGCGTCAACTCGTTTCTCAGGTTCTTCACTTGGATAGCTTATCTGGGCGCGGACTTGGTGGCAGTTTACACCCTGGGCTACCTCTCACGCCATGAGGATGTGACCGCTGGACTATCTTTCTTCTGGGCACCATTTCTTCTCATCCATCTTGGTGGGCAGGACACCATTACTGCTCTCGCCATGGAGGACAACAAGTTGTGGTTGAGGCATTTACTGACTCTGTTTATGCAAGTTGTCCTAGCTTTATATGTTTTCTGGAAGTCCATTCACAAACATGGCGTGGAGCTTCTAGTTTCAGATATCTTTGTGTTTGCTGCTGGAATTATCAAGTATGGAGAAAGGGTATGGTCTCTCAAGTGTGGGAGCTTTGAAACCCTCGAGGGTTCCACTGGAGAACAGTACAAGCAACAGGTGCCGAGTGAGGTTGCCGAGGATCCCTATTCTCAAATTGTTTGTGCTGTCCTGCATCGTATGCCACGTGTCTTTCGAATCTTTACAGCACGATCAGGTGATAGCGGTAACATTATCCAAGAAGCCCCAAGCAATTGGGTGAAGCGGATGAGGCTCGAGCTTGGCATGATGTACGATGATCTGTATACTAAGTCCTGTGTCCTCAGAACAAGGAGTGGCATCATATTGCGATGCATCTCTCAGGTGTCTGTTCTGGTTGCCTTTGTGCTCTTCCTCACGAGCGACAAACGGAGGTACAATAGAGCCGACATTGCAATCACCTGGTCGCTCTTCGTAGGATGCTTTTCGTTGGAAGTATGTGCCATGTTTACTTTGATAATGTCACCATGGTCCTGGGCGTGGTTGAAGATGCGAAGGTGCAGCATGCTTGCAAAGTTGTCCTGGTTTCTCCTGTGCAGTGGCATTGGATGGCCAGAGAGGAAGCCATATCTAAACTCAATTGGGCAGTACAACTTCCACAGGTGGTTGGATGCAGGCAGCGACCAGCCAAGGTCATACAGTCGACGAGCAATGACCACAGTGATCAAAAGCTTGGTGAATTTGGTTGGTGTCAAAGAGGATAAAATGTTGTTCTGGATGAGCAGGTTGTTAGACACCGAGCACGTGGAGGCAGATAAGGAGACGATGGAGTGTGTTGTGAAGGGAATCACCGACTTCGATGCTGAAATCAACAGAGATCCCCGGCAGTGGCCAAAACTTGGCGGCATAGTGCAAGAGCTACAAGATATTCGTGAAGATTTTGGTGGGAAGGTTGCTTTAGTGCATTTTATCACAGAGGCACACCTGAGAAAATATCCTCTTCATCCTCCTTCGGACATGGAGACAGACACAGGTACCAGCTGCAGTGTCTTGGTGGAAGTATGCCGGAAACTATCCAACTACATGGCATACCTTTTGGTTACCCACCCTTTGCTGTTGCCGCTTAATGAGAGCGCCTTATATACGCTGGAGAAAATGGCACACTTGTTTCCACATCTTATTGATGAGCAGCAGGATTCGGAAGGTTTCTTCAACATCGAGCCAAGCATGGAAACACTGCAGGAATTGGTCGACATATGGACGAAGCTGCTCATCTATGCGGCCACCAAGTCCCGGCCAGAGCTGCACGCGGCACACTTGGCCAGAGGAGGGGAGCTTATCACCTTCGCCTGGCTGTTCTTGAGCCACAACTTTTTGGGAGATTCCGAGGTGATCAAGGTGCAGCTTACCAATGCCAATCAAAGAGGGACAATAGCATACGTCTTCGGAAATCCTGCACCAAGATAA